GCGAGTGTTACTACGCTTGATATTATCGTAGTTTATGTTTTGCTTCGCGTGAAGGGGAGAAGACTCGTACTTGCTTTGTGGACTGGATTTCTCAATATCATGCTCCCGTTACTTGGTTTTATGATGGGAGAATTATCGGCAACGATCTTTGCGGATTGGAGCGTACTCTTGTCAGGCGTAATTTTAAGTCTTATTGGGCTACATATGCTATTGCAAGATAATAATGAACAATCGACGATAATCAAGCTACACCCTGCGTTTATTGCGCTTGTTGTCAGTATAGATGCCTTTTCTGTAAGTGTGACATTCGGAATGTTACAGTTAAATAAATTACTATATATTATGGCCTCTGGAATTTTCGCTTTCGTTTTCTCGCTTGTAGCCCTTTATTTTCAAAAGAAACTGGGGGTTAAAAATGGGAATAGGATTAGGCAATTCGCAGGGGTGTCGTTGCTTATCATGGGGATTTTGTCGTGCATTCGTTGAATTTAACAATGCCTATGTTCATAAAAATCAGTTATTCTAGTAAAGAAGGGGATATATATGAATATTTATTTAATTTGTACTGGAAATACTTGTAGAAGTCCGATGGCGGAAGCGATATTACGGTCAAAAAATATGAAAAATGTCCATGTACGTTCTGCTGGAATCCATGCGATGGATGGAATCCCGATTGCGGAAAATGCGAAAACCCTGATTGAAAGAGCGGACATGCCTTATACTGCAACTTCAAAATCCGTTACAGCGGATGATGTTGCATGGGCGGATTTTATATTGACAATGACTGACGCTCATAAACGGATGCTGCGCACTTTTTTTCCAGACGAAATAAATAAAATCCACACGTTAAAAGGTTTTTTAGAGCTTGGTGGAAATGAAGATGTTTATGATCCGTTTGGTGGAAATCTTGATACATATGATCAAACGTTTACTGAACTATCAAAACTCATGGAGGTCCTCGAACGTAAATTGACAAGGGGATGAAGACTCGAGTCACTCGTAAATTTAAGTGCACAATAGACATACACTAAGCGTACAATTAGCAAGAATAGCCCTGGCTGTTTTTTTAACGATGTAAGTGGTAAAATGAATTTAATCAATTTCATGATTGCATATTTAAATCCGAACGTTTATTATTAAGTTGAATCAATCGTTCGTTGGCGTTGTGTTTTTATTTGATGATTGAAGTCAAGTTAAACATGGTTCATACCTTTTGCGCGTCAATAAGTTGCATCTAGATGCCAATTGTTCGCATAAAGCGTCTTCTTAGCGTGTTGAATGACTTTGTTCGGGTTTCAAGGCTATTCTCTTCATTGTGGAATTGACTCAATTATGAATAAATTAGAAAGAAGGTAGCTCAATGAAAATTGCAATATCTTCAGATCACGGCGGCAATAAATTGCGCCAAGAAATAATTCAGTTACTAGAAGAACGTGGAGTAGAATATGAAGATTTTGGACCCAAAACAGATGAATCGGTAGACTATCCTGATTATGCTTCGCCTGTTAGTGAAGGTGTGGCATCTGGCCAATTTGAGCGTGGCATTTTAATTTGCGGAACGGGTATTGGTATGTCCATCGCAGCAAATAAAGTAAAAGGCGTTCGCTGTGCGCTCGTGCATGATGTCTTTACTGCTAAAGCAACAAGAGAACATAATGATACGAATGTACTTGCAATGGGTGAACGTGTCATTGGTGCTGGACTTGCGCGAGAAATTGTAGCTACTTGGTTAAATACAGAATTTGAAGGCGGCCGCCATGCTCGTCGTCTTGAGAAACTACATGAACTAGAAAACTGAAACGGTTGGAGGGGAAAAAGTGGAAGCTCAAAATTTATGGAAACTTCAGCTGGAAGAGCTGTTATCCGAAATCGCTGAGCAAACAGAATTCGAACGCGGGGGCTTTTTCGTCGTCGGTTGTTCAACTTCCGAAGTTGCAGGAAAACGAATGGGTACATCAGGTGCTTTCGAAATCGGTGAAATGTTGTATGGACCTTTAAAGAAATTTGCGGACGAGCACGGACTCTATCTTGCATTTCAGGGTTGTGAACATATTAATCGAGCGCTCACGATTGAACGAGTTGCTGCAAAACATCATCAGTTAGAACCAGTTACAGTCATTCCAACTGTTGATGCAGGTGGTTCTATGTCAGCGTATGCTTATGCGCAAATGACAGATCCTATCGTGGTTGAAGAAATTCAAGCGCAAGCGGGGATCGATATTGGACAAACACTGATTGGCATGCATTTGAAAAAAGTTGCAGTACCGTTACGAACTTCTATTGAAAAAATTGGTGAAGCTGTCGTTACAATTGCGACGACACGTCCGAAACTTATCGGCGGCGTCCGCGCAGTTTACGAAATAGATAATAAAAACTGAAACGCCTGTCGCATCTAGGTGTTGAAGTTAGAAAAAATAAAGTTGATAAAGGGGAATCACTGATGGACCATGTAAAGATTAAAGAACTTTCAGCAGAACTGAATCATGTGAAAGTTGGAGATGAAGCAGTTTACGAAGCAATTATGGCGGAAAAAAAGCGTCAACAAGCGAATATTGAACTAATCGCATCTGAGAACTTTGTAACAGAGGCAGTTATGGAAGCACAAGGTTCAGTATTGACGAATAAATATGCAGAAGGATATCCTGGCAGACGTTATTACGGCGGATGTGAACATGTGGATGTTGTAGAAAATATCGCACGCGATCGTCTGAAAGAAATCTTCGGTGCAGAATACGCGAACGTTCAACCACACTCAGGTGCACAAGCAAACATGGCTGTTTATTTCACAGTACTTAAGCCAGGCGACACAGTACTCGGAATGAACCTATCACATGGTGGTCACTTAACACACGGTAGTCCAGTTAACTTCTCTGGAGAACTATACAACTTTGTTGAATACGGTGTGAGTAAAGAAAACGAGAAAATCGATTATGAAGATGTACGTCAAAAAGCGCTTGAGCATAAGCCGAAAATGATTGTTGCAGGAGCAAGTGCGTATCCACGTGAAATTGACTTTGCTAAATTCCGTGAAATTGCAGATGAAGTCGGCGCTTATTTATTCGTAGATATGGCGCATATTGCTGGTCTAGTTGCAGTTGGAGAACATTCGAATCCAGTTCCACATGCACACTTCGTAACGTCAACAACACATAAAACGTTACGTGGCCCACGCGGCGGACTGATTTTAACGACAGAAGAGTTCGGTCGTAAAATTGATAAGTCAATTTTCCCGGGTATTCAAGGTGGTCCACTTATGCATGTCATTGCAGCGAAAGCAGTTGCTTTTGGTGAAGCGCAAAAGCCTGAGTTCAAAGCATATATCCAACAAGTGAAGAAAAATGCGAAAGTATTAGGAGAAGCACTTGTAGCAGAAGGAATTGATATCGTTTCAGGCGGAACGGACAATCACCTTCTACTTCTAAACCTTAAATCCCTGGGCATTACTGGGAAAATCGCTGAAGAAGTCTTGGATGAAGTTGGCATTACAGTAAATAAAAATACAATTCCATTTGATACAGAAAGTCCATTTGTGACATCAGGTATTCGAATTGGAACGCCAGCAGTTACATCAAGAGGCTTTAAAGAAGAAGAAATGAAAGAAATTGCTTCAATTATGGCATTCCTTCTTAAAAACCATGAAGATGAAAATGTTAAAAAAGAAGCACTCGAACGCGTACAAGCAATCACAAACAAATTCCCACTTTATCAATAATGAATGCGAAGCCACTTTCAATTTGAAAGTGGCTTGTTTTTTGTTTGAAAGTTGTTGGTAGGATTTGCCTATTGCGTCTGTACACGTTTGAAAATCGGAGAAGAGGAAAAGATAAGGTTGTTGATGGACTAGATAACGATGTAATGTTGTCGGGGCGAGGAAAGATTGAGACGTATTAAAGGATCAATTTCATAATTGTTATTGTTAGTATTCGGCAATTTAGTATGTGTGTTTTCGTTGATTGAAGTGGAGGGCGTGCTCTCAAACGCTTCGCTTTTTGGTCGCAAAAGCCGTTCTTCGTGACGGCTCTTCCAGTGGGATTAGCTGGACAGGTGAGACCCCGCAGGGAGTGAAGCGACTGAGGAGGCTCACCGCCAGCCCCACGGAAAGCGTCCGACCGGAACGGAAATCAACATAGTTCGTTAATTGTAAAATTGTTAAATATGTCTTTTTTGAAACAGATAACTTTCTTGGTGCCAGATTAGTTTCATTCTGCTATACTAAACTGGATATTTTAAAAGGAGTGAAAGAATATGCCAAAAATTCAAGTGCTAGACCACCCATTAATTCAACACAAATTGACTTACATACGTGATATAAATACAGGGACGAAAGAGTTTCGTGAACTGGTTGATGAAGTTGCAACATTAATGGCGTATGAGATTACACGTGACCTACCTTTAACGGAAAAAGAAATTGAAACGCCGATTGGTAAAGGAAAGTCCGATGTTCTTGCAGGAAAGAAACTAGGAATTATTCCTATTTTACGTGCGGGACTCGGCATGGTAGAAGGAATTCTAAATTTAATTCCAGCGGCGAAAGTTGGACACGTCGGGCTGTATCGTGATCCAGAGACGTTTGAGCCAGTTGAATACTATGTGAAATTGCCAAAAGACGTGTCAGAGCGTGACTTAATTCTCGTTGACCCAATGCTTGCGACAGGTGGATCAGCTATTGAAGCTGTAAATTCATTGAAGAAACGCGGAGCAAAAAGTATTCGTTTTATGTGTTTAATTGCAGCGCCTGAAGGGGTTAAAGCAATGACAGACGCTCATCCTGATGTGGATATTTACATTGCTGCACTCGACGAAAAGCTTGATGAAAAAGGCTATATCGTTCCAGGCCTTGGTGACGCAGGCGATAGACTGTTTGGAACAAAATAAGAGGAGAGATATCGTTGTCAAAAAAGTGGAAAGTAATGACGATATTTGGCACTCGACCAGAAGCGATTAAAATGGCGCCCCTCGTACTTGAGTTAAACAAGCATCGCGAAGACATTGAATCGATTGTAACGGTTACGGCTCAACACCGCGAAATGCTAGACCAAGTGCTCGCAACATTCGACATTACACCAGACTACGATTTAAACATTATGAAAGACAGACAAACCTTAGTCGATGTTGCAACAAGAGGACTAGAAGGGCTCGATGCAATCATGAAAGAGGCGCAGCCTGATATTGTGCTTGTGCACGGCGACACAGCTACAACATTTATCGGAAGCCTGGCTGCATTTTATAATAAAATTGCAGTTGGGCATGTCGAGGCTGGTTTACGTACTTGGGATAAATACTCGCCTTATCCGGAAGAGATGAATCGTCAATTAACGGGTGTCCTTGCAGATCTTCATTTTTCGCCGACTGAAAAATCAGCACAGAACTTATTGAATGAAGGAAAAGACAAAGACTCGATCCATATTACAGGCAATACGGCAATTGACGCACTTCATACAACTGTTCGTGAAGAGTATTCGCACCCAGTTTTAGAAGAACTAGGCAATGATAAGTTAATTTTATTAACAGCACATCGCCGTGAAAACCTTGGCGAACCGATGCGCAATATGTTTAATGCGATTAACAGATTGCTTGAGAAACATAATGATATTCAAGTGGTCTACCCCGTACATATGAATCCGGTTGTGCGTGAACTTGCGAATGAAATATTAGGAGACAATCACCGCGTTAAACTTATCGAACCATTGGAAGTCGTCGATTTTCATAACTTTGCGGCAGCATCTCATATTATATTGACAGATTCAGGTGGCATCCAAGAAGAAGCACCATCTCTTGGTAAACCAGTCATTGTGTTGCGTGACACGACGGAACGCCCGGAAGGAATCGAAGCAGGGACGCTTAAATTAGCTGGCACAGATGAAGATGTGATCTTTTCTTTAACAGATGAACTTCTTACAGATGAAGATGCTTACAATAAAATGGCCCAAGCTTCAAATCCATACGGCGATGGACATGCATCTGAACGAATTGTAGAGGCCTTAAAAGAATATCTGTCGTTTACAGCACAATCTTAAAACGGCTTGTCCTAAGGGGCAAAAGTGATACAAACCGAACGCTCGGAAGTTCGATTTGTTCACTAGCTGGTCTAATGGAAAATCAATCAGTTTTGTTTCTTATATGAAGAAACATTAAATTGTATAAAATTGTATAAAACAGTAAATGAATGGTTACAATAGGAGACATTCAATTTGAATTTTGTCGGATGTTTGACAAAAATCGATGAATCATAAAAAAAAGCAGAGAATCAATTGACATCATTTTTCGCCTACTGTATGATTACAAAGGGTAATCTTGATAGGGTTCGATGCATATGAAACTTCAAAAAAATTGTTGCATAGAATACCTATTATTTCACCGAACGCTTGATGTGCATAGGGATATTAAGCCTAGTATACATATCAAAAACGGCCGTCCATTCGCAACTTAGACAGGTTCCACCCTTTTCGGAGTCTTCGCCGGTTATAAGGCTGGACAGCGAAACGGGAACCACCCCGTACATCCTTGAATTTAACACTTTACCCAAATCCAGAAACGAGAAGCAGGAGAATCCAGCATTATGCAAAATTTGCAGGAAATTCATAGTAGACAGCGTAAATTAACCTTTTTTACAATTGCTTTATTCGCCCTCGGTTGGGTGATTACTGGATGGAACACAGTTTTTGCTGGACTCATTTTAGGGACATTGTTTGGCTTGTATAATTTCTGGATACTCGTTCGCAAATCAGAGCGATTTGAACGTGCGTTCGCGGAAGGGAAAAGTCGAATTTCAATTGGAAGTGCGTTGCGTTTCGCATCTGGTATTGCGGCAGCGGCAATTGCAACTGCGATGCCGGAGCAGTTCGACCTGATCAGTACGGTAATCGGCTTTGCCATTCCGTATGCTCTTCTAGTAGTTGAGCGGATCATTTACCACGTAAGACAGCAGTAAAGATTTTTCAAAGTAAGAATAAAGGCTTTCAAATAATACATTACATTAAATTAAATGATTGAGAGATAATCTTACTATTGATTGAAAAGTCGAATTCCGAATGAATGAGGGAGGTGAATGAATCATGGACCATGGACATCCAATGCGAGAGTTTATGGGGATGACATTCAATCTATCGAACATCATGATGCTTCTCATAACTTGTATCATTGTATTTCTAATTGGAATCATGGCAACACGTAATCTACAGGTTAAGCCAACAGGAATGCAAAACTTCTTTGAATGGATCATGGATTTCGTTAAAGGGATTATCAAGAGTAACATGGACTGGAAAACAGGTGGAAGATTCCATATACTTGGAATTACACTCATTCTTTTCCTATTTGTCTCAAACGTACTCGGTTTGCCACTAGCAGTTATCGTCGACAACGAACTATGGTGGAAATCACCGACAGCCGATCCAATGATTACGATGACACTCGCAGCAATGGTTATTATCTTAACCCACTATTATGGTATTAAGATGAAAGGTATAGGTGGATACGGTAAAGATTTTCTTAAACCACTACCATTCTTATTTCTACTTAACATCATTGCAGAATTTGCAAGTACATTAACACTTGGTTTACGTCTTTATGGAAACATTTACGCTGGTGAAGTGCTTATCGCGCTAATCGCTGGTTTAGGTGCTTCAAGCATCTTTGGATTTATCGGAGCGATTGTACCAGGAGTTGCCTGGATGGGCTTCTCTATATTCGTAGGTGGAATCCAGTCATTTATTTTCGTTATGTTAACGATGGTCTATATGACTAACAAAGTTAGAATGGACTAGTCAACATATAACCCGAATCAAGGGAATCAAAAAAAAACAAGAAATTTTAGGAGGAAGTATTATTATGGGTCTAATAGCAGCAGCAATCGCAATTGGTCTTGGTGCACTAGGAGCAGGTCTAGGTGCAGCTCAAGTTGTAGCAAAAACACAGGAAGGAATCGCACGTCAACCAGAAGCACGTGGTTTCCTACAAACGAACATGTTCATTGGGGTAGCATTAGTTGAAGTTGTTCCGATTTTCGCAGCTGTTGTTGCGTTCATCGTAATGAACCGATAATTAAATGAAAAGACTAGGGGATTTGTCTTTATAATCCTCTTTTCAAAATGGCGAAGAAATGAAACAGTATTCCTTCGCCATTGCTTTATGACAAGAAAAGCTAAAGTTGGACAGTAAAAGTTTAAAACATTATATAATCCATATGTTAAAGAGTAATAAGCTCTTGAAGGGAGTGAAACAATCGTGTTTTTGGATACCTTCCACCTCTTAGCCGCAAATGCAGCTGATGCAGGTTTTTTGGAAAAACTTAACGGTAGATTAAACCTTGGGGATATCATTGTAACGGTCGCGTTATTCACGATTCTCTTGGTGCTATTAAAGAAATATGCATGGGGTCCACTTATGGGTGTTATGGATCAACGTGCAGAAATGATTGCAAATGAAATTGAACAGGCTGAAAAAAGTCGAGTTGAATCGCAACAACTTCTTGAAGAGCAACGTAAGTTATTAAATGACGCACGTACAGATGCGCAAGCGATTGTTGAAAACGCTCGTGAACAAGGTGAGAGCCAACGCGAGGAAATCGTTAAAGCAGCACGTAATGAAGTATCTCGTCTTAAAGAAGAAGCTTCACTTGAAATTGCTTCTGAAAGAGAAAAAGCTGTACAAGCAGTACGAGAAGAATTCGTATCACTTTCCGTTCTTGCGGCGTCTAAAGTACTTGGAAAAGAAGTTTCCGAGGAAGAAAACCGCGCATTGATCGAGGAGACGATTGCGAAAGCGGGCGATGGGCAATGAGTAAATCAATCGTAGCAAATCGCTATGCGCTCGCTCTTTTTAATACAGCGCAAGAAAAGGGAAAAGTTGATAAAATTCAACAAGAATTACTTGAGATAAAAGAAGTCTTTCAAACAAATCAAGAACTTGAAGAATTACTCCATAACCCTAGATTATCAATCGCGGAAAAGAAAGAACTACTCGCACAGCTATTTAAAAAAGCAAACCAATATGTTCAAAATACATTATTCTTGTTGCTTGAAAAGAAACGCATCGATGACATTATCAACTTTGTTGACGAATTCATTAAGATTGCAAACGATGCAGCTGGTGTAGCTGATGCAAAAGTTTATTCAACGCGTGAATTAACTAAAAAAGAAGTTCAAGCAATTTCATCTACATTTGCTGCGAAAATCGGCAAGCAGTCATTGCGTATTGAAAATATCATCGATTCAAGCCTAATTGGTGGCATTCGCCTCCAAATTGGAAACAGGATTTATGATAGTAGTTTAAGCGGCAAACTAAATCGTTTGCAAAGAGATCTAATTAGATCTTAAATTTGAAATTTGAGAGGTGACCTATTCATGAGCATTAAAGCTGAAGAAATCAGCGTTCTTTTAAAACAACAGATTGAAAATTATCAGTCTGAGATGGAAGTTAGCGACGTTGGTACAGTTATCACAGTTGGTGACGGTATCGCTCGTGCTCATGGTCTTGACAATGTCATGGCTGGAGAACTATTAGAGTTCTCTAACGGTGTTATGGGTATGGCTCAAAACTTGGAAGCGAACAACGTAGGTATCGTTATCCTTGGACCATTCACAGACATTAAAGAAGGCGATGAAGTACGTCGTACAGGCCGTATTATGGAAGTACCAGTTGGTGAACAATTGATTGGTCGTGTTGTGAATCCACTAGGACAACCAGTGGATGGACTTGGACCAATTGAAACAACAAAATCACGTCCAATTGAAAGCCCAGCACAAGGGGTTATGGCACGTAAATCAGTTCACGAACCACTTCAAACAGGTATTAAAGCAATTGACGCACTTGTTCCAATCGGACGTGGACAACGTGAGTTAATTATCGGAGACCGTCAAACTGGTAAAACAACAGTTGCAATTGACGCGATTTTGAACCAAGCAAACGAAGATATGATTTGTATCTACGTTGCAATCGGTCAAAAAGAGTCAACGGTTCGTGGTGTTGTTGAAACACTTCGTAGAAACGGAGCACTAGACTACACAATCGTTGTGACAGCTTCGGCATCTGAGCCAGCACCATTACTATACTTAGCGCCATATGCAGGTATTACAATGGCTGAGGAATTTATGTTCGACGGTAAACACGTTCTTATTGTTTATGATGACTTATCTAAACAAGCGGCGTCATACCG
This window of the Sporosarcina pasteurii genome carries:
- a CDS encoding low molecular weight protein arginine phosphatase gives rise to the protein MNIYLICTGNTCRSPMAEAILRSKNMKNVHVRSAGIHAMDGIPIAENAKTLIERADMPYTATSKSVTADDVAWADFILTMTDAHKRMLRTFFPDEINKIHTLKGFLELGGNEDVYDPFGGNLDTYDQTFTELSKLMEVLERKLTRG
- the atpB gene encoding F0F1 ATP synthase subunit A — encoded protein: MDHGHPMREFMGMTFNLSNIMMLLITCIIVFLIGIMATRNLQVKPTGMQNFFEWIMDFVKGIIKSNMDWKTGGRFHILGITLILFLFVSNVLGLPLAVIVDNELWWKSPTADPMITMTLAAMVIILTHYYGIKMKGIGGYGKDFLKPLPFLFLLNIIAEFASTLTLGLRLYGNIYAGEVLIALIAGLGASSIFGFIGAIVPGVAWMGFSIFVGGIQSFIFVMLTMVYMTNKVRMD
- a CDS encoding ATP synthase subunit I, encoding MQNLQEIHSRQRKLTFFTIALFALGWVITGWNTVFAGLILGTLFGLYNFWILVRKSERFERAFAEGKSRISIGSALRFASGIAAAAIATAMPEQFDLISTVIGFAIPYALLVVERIIYHVRQQ
- a CDS encoding F0F1 ATP synthase subunit delta, giving the protein MSKSIVANRYALALFNTAQEKGKVDKIQQELLEIKEVFQTNQELEELLHNPRLSIAEKKELLAQLFKKANQYVQNTLFLLLEKKRIDDIINFVDEFIKIANDAAGVADAKVYSTRELTKKEVQAISSTFAAKIGKQSLRIENIIDSSLIGGIRLQIGNRIYDSSLSGKLNRLQRDLIRS
- the atpA gene encoding F0F1 ATP synthase subunit alpha → MSIKAEEISVLLKQQIENYQSEMEVSDVGTVITVGDGIARAHGLDNVMAGELLEFSNGVMGMAQNLEANNVGIVILGPFTDIKEGDEVRRTGRIMEVPVGEQLIGRVVNPLGQPVDGLGPIETTKSRPIESPAQGVMARKSVHEPLQTGIKAIDALVPIGRGQRELIIGDRQTGKTTVAIDAILNQANEDMICIYVAIGQKESTVRGVVETLRRNGALDYTIVVTASASEPAPLLYLAPYAGITMAEEFMFDGKHVLIVYDDLSKQAASYRELSLLLRRPPGREAYPGDVFYLHSRLLERAAKLNDDLGGGSITALPFVETQAGDISAYIPTNVISITDGQIFLQSDLFFSGVRPAINPGLSVSRVGGSAQIKAMKKVAGTLRLDLAAFRELEAFSQFGSDLDAATQAKLDRGVRTVEILKQDLNKPVPVEIQVTALYALTRGFLDDVPVADILRFESEIATWLESNHTNVLETIRTTKDLPSDEEMAAAINDFKKTFAKSE
- the atpE gene encoding F0F1 ATP synthase subunit C — protein: MGLIAAAIAIGLGALGAGLGAAQVVAKTQEGIARQPEARGFLQTNMFIGVALVEVVPIFAAVVAFIVMNR
- the atpF gene encoding F0F1 ATP synthase subunit B, which produces MFLDTFHLLAANAADAGFLEKLNGRLNLGDIIVTVALFTILLVLLKKYAWGPLMGVMDQRAEMIANEIEQAEKSRVESQQLLEEQRKLLNDARTDAQAIVENAREQGESQREEIVKAARNEVSRLKEEASLEIASEREKAVQAVREEFVSLSVLAASKVLGKEVSEEENRALIEETIAKAGDGQ
- a CDS encoding TIGR01440 family protein, which produces MEAQNLWKLQLEELLSEIAEQTEFERGGFFVVGCSTSEVAGKRMGTSGAFEIGEMLYGPLKKFADEHGLYLAFQGCEHINRALTIERVAAKHHQLEPVTVIPTVDAGGSMSAYAYAQMTDPIVVEEIQAQAGIDIGQTLIGMHLKKVAVPLRTSIEKIGEAVVTIATTRPKLIGGVRAVYEIDNKN
- the glyA gene encoding serine hydroxymethyltransferase, which gives rise to MDHVKIKELSAELNHVKVGDEAVYEAIMAEKKRQQANIELIASENFVTEAVMEAQGSVLTNKYAEGYPGRRYYGGCEHVDVVENIARDRLKEIFGAEYANVQPHSGAQANMAVYFTVLKPGDTVLGMNLSHGGHLTHGSPVNFSGELYNFVEYGVSKENEKIDYEDVRQKALEHKPKMIVAGASAYPREIDFAKFREIADEVGAYLFVDMAHIAGLVAVGEHSNPVPHAHFVTSTTHKTLRGPRGGLILTTEEFGRKIDKSIFPGIQGGPLMHVIAAKAVAFGEAQKPEFKAYIQQVKKNAKVLGEALVAEGIDIVSGGTDNHLLLLNLKSLGITGKIAEEVLDEVGITVNKNTIPFDTESPFVTSGIRIGTPAVTSRGFKEEEMKEIASIMAFLLKNHEDENVKKEALERVQAITNKFPLYQ
- the rpiB gene encoding ribose 5-phosphate isomerase B; this encodes MKIAISSDHGGNKLRQEIIQLLEERGVEYEDFGPKTDESVDYPDYASPVSEGVASGQFERGILICGTGIGMSIAANKVKGVRCALVHDVFTAKATREHNDTNVLAMGERVIGAGLAREIVATWLNTEFEGGRHARRLEKLHELEN
- the upp gene encoding uracil phosphoribosyltransferase; its protein translation is MPKIQVLDHPLIQHKLTYIRDINTGTKEFRELVDEVATLMAYEITRDLPLTEKEIETPIGKGKSDVLAGKKLGIIPILRAGLGMVEGILNLIPAAKVGHVGLYRDPETFEPVEYYVKLPKDVSERDLILVDPMLATGGSAIEAVNSLKKRGAKSIRFMCLIAAPEGVKAMTDAHPDVDIYIAALDEKLDEKGYIVPGLGDAGDRLFGTK
- the wecB gene encoding non-hydrolyzing UDP-N-acetylglucosamine 2-epimerase: MTIFGTRPEAIKMAPLVLELNKHREDIESIVTVTAQHREMLDQVLATFDITPDYDLNIMKDRQTLVDVATRGLEGLDAIMKEAQPDIVLVHGDTATTFIGSLAAFYNKIAVGHVEAGLRTWDKYSPYPEEMNRQLTGVLADLHFSPTEKSAQNLLNEGKDKDSIHITGNTAIDALHTTVREEYSHPVLEELGNDKLILLTAHRRENLGEPMRNMFNAINRLLEKHNDIQVVYPVHMNPVVRELANEILGDNHRVKLIEPLEVVDFHNFAAASHIILTDSGGIQEEAPSLGKPVIVLRDTTERPEGIEAGTLKLAGTDEDVIFSLTDELLTDEDAYNKMAQASNPYGDGHASERIVEALKEYLSFTAQS
- a CDS encoding manganese efflux pump, whose amino-acid sequence is MEELFAASVTTLDIIVVYVLLRVKGRRLVLALWTGFLNIMLPLLGFMMGELSATIFADWSVLLSGVILSLIGLHMLLQDNNEQSTIIKLHPAFIALVVSIDAFSVSVTFGMLQLNKLLYIMASGIFAFVFSLVALYFQKKLGVKNGNRIRQFAGVSLLIMGILSCIR